The Aminipila terrae nucleotide sequence CCAATTGTGAAGTTCGCCAGAATCATCGTTTTAGAAGGAGATATAACGGACAAGCAACTGGAATCTGTTAAACATTATTGCATAAACCCTGTTGATTCACAGGAAGCTTCTATGGAAAAACCTGAAACCCTTGATATGGAAAGCCTTATTCCTGAAGATGTAGCTGTAATAGATGGGTTTGTTGAAATGACGGAAGAAAAACTTGAAGCCTTCAGAAAAGATAAGGGTTTTGCCATGAGCGCAAAGGACATCCTTTTTATTCAGAAATACTTTGAAGAAGACGAAAAACGAAATCCCACCATTACAGAATTAAAAGTTATTGATACCTACTGGTCTGATCATTGCAGACACACTACTTTTATGACGAAACTGACCGATATTCAGTTTGAAGCTGGTAAATATACAAGACTGATTGAAAAAACTTTTGATGAATATCTTGCCATGAGAGATGAAGTTTATGGGGAAAGAGCCCGCAAATCTTCAGAAGAAGGCGGAAAAGATATCTGTCTCATGGATATTGCCTGCATAGGTGCAAAGTACCTGAAGAAAGAGGGGCTGGTCAATGACCTTGACGAATCAGAAGAAATTAATGCCTGCAGTATAAAGGTAAAGGCAGAAATAGACGGGAAAGAAGAAGACTGGCTTGTGATGTTTAAAAATGAAACACATAACCATCCAACAGAAATAGAACCTTTTGGTGGAGCAGCTACCTGTCTGGGTGGAGCAATCCGGGACCCGCTTTCAGGAAGGGTATACGTTTATCAGGCCATGAGAGTTACCGGTTCTGCAGATCCAAGAAAGCCAATAGAACAAACATTACCTGGTAAACTCCCTCAAAGAAAAATTACACAGGGTGCTGCTGCAGGGTACAGTTCTTATGGGAATCAAATAGGACTGGCTACAGGACAGGTCTCAGAGATTTATGATGAAGGATACGTGGCAAAACGTATGGAAGTAGGTGCGGTAATAGGAGCGGCTCCTGCATCCCACGTAAGAAGAGAAACACCTTTGGAAAGTGATGTGATTATACTTGTAGGGGGAAGAACCGGAAGAGACGGATGTGGAGGTGCCACAGGCTCTTCTAAAGAGCACACAGAGGAATCTATTTTAAACTGTGGAGCAGAAGTTCAGAAAGGGAACCCACCAGTTGAACGAAATATTCAAAGAATGTTCCGAAGGAAAGAAGTTGCTACATTAATTAAACGATGCAATGATTTCGGGGCAGGTGGTGTTTCAGTAGCTATCGGGGAGCTGGCTGACAGTCTGGATGTAAATCTGGATCTGGTGTTAAAAAAATACGAAGGCCTTGATGGAACGGAACTGGCTATCTCTGAATCACAGGAAAGAATGGCAGTGGTGGTTTCAAAAGAAGATGCAGACAGATTTATTACTTATGCCCAAGAGGAAAACCTTGAAGCAGTAGCTGTGGCAAAAGTTACAGATACAGGGCGCTTCAGAATGTTCTGGCGGGAAAAGTGCATTTTAGATTTAAGCAGAGCTTTTTTAAATACAAACGGTGCAACTCAGGAAGCAAACGTCTTTGTAAAAGAAAATAAAGATATTTTAGAAATAGACAAAGAAAACATTAATGACCTTGACCAGTACCTGGGTGACTTAAACTGTTGCAGCCAGAAGGGGCTGATTGAACGTTTTGACAGTACAATCGGAGCGTCAACGGTGTTGATGCCTTTAGGAGGAAAATACCAGCTTTCTCCTGCAGCGGGCATGGCCTGTAAACTGCCAGTTACTAAAGGAGAGACCACAACCTCCACACTCATGTCGTATGGGTTCGACCCGGAGATTGCTAAACGGTCCCCATACCACGGGGCCTTATATGCAGTAATTGATTCCGTGACAAAGATTGTTGCCATGGGGGAGATTATAAAAAAGTCAGACTCACTTTCCAGGAGTATTTTGAAAGAATGACTGAAAATCCTGAAAGCTGGAGTAAACCATTTATGGCATTGCTGGGAGCACTGAAAGTTCAGAAGGAACTGGGTATCCCTGCTATTGGAGGTAAGGATAGTATGTCTGGGACATTTATGGATATTAATGTTCCCCCTACTCTGGTATCCTTTGCAGTAGCAGTTGCAGATGCATCGGAGGTTATATCCACAGAATTTAAAGGAACAGACAGTAAACTGGTGTACCTTACAACAGATCGGAATGAAGATAAAATCATAGATTTTCAAATGTATAGAAAAAATATGTCCAGGGTTCGCGAGTTAGCGGCCGCAGGTGAGATTCTTGCCGCAAATACTGTGGGGAAAGGTGGTATTTTCATTTCCACAGTAAAGATGGCAGTGGGAAATAAAATTGGTGCGGTTCTTGAACATATCAGTAAAAAAGAACTTCAGGAACGGGACTATGGAGCACTAATTCTGGAAATAGACAAAGCTGCTGATGTAGATGAAATGTTCAAAGGGCTTAGATATAAGGTTATTGGACATACTGACAGAAGAGAGAGCTTGGTTATCACCATTACAGAGGAAGAGAAGAATTGCCCTTCCCAAACTATGGAAATGAATCTGGATGATATTATCAGTAAATGGAGTAAACCTCTGGAAAATGTTTTTCCAGTAAGAACTTCTGATTTTAAGGATAGGTTGGATGAGACAGAAGTTCCGGCCATTTCATATATAACCAGAACAAGGACAGCACCGGGTGTTAAGATTGCAAAGCCGAGAGTACTGATTCCTGCTTTTCCAGGAACAAACTGTGAAATGGACTCCAAAAGGGCTTTTGAGAGAGCAGGAGCCCAGGCGGATATTCATATCATGAGAAATATGTCCCAGGCACAGCTAATTGATTCTATTAAAGAACTGGAAGAGAAAATAAAAGAAAGTCAGATTATTTTTATCCCTGGAGGCTTTTCAGGGGGAGATGAACCAGACGGCTCAGCCAAGTTTATTACTGCAGTATTTAGAAATCCTAGTGTAAGAGAGGCAGTTACTAATCTGATGGATAACAGAGATGGTCTGATGCTGGGTATTTGCAACGGATTCCAGGCGCTGATAAAATTAGGACTTGTCCCTTATGGAAGGATTACGGAAATGGACGAGCATGCACCTACCCTTACCTATAACAAAATAGGCCGTCATGTATCCGGTCTGGTGAATACAAGGATTGCTTCTAACAAATCCCCTTGGCTTGCAGGGGTGGAAAACGGAGATATTCATACCATTGCAGTTTCTCACGGAGAAGGCAGATTTATAGCAGATAAAGACTTAATTGAAAAACTCATTGAAAGCGGACAGATTGCCACTCAGTACGTTGATTTTGCTGGGAAACCATCAATGGATATCCGATACAATCCAAACTATTCAGCTTATGCCATTGAGGGGATTACTTCTCCGGATGGCAGGATATTTGGAAAGATGGGACATTCAGAAAGAATGGGACAATATGTATATAAAAATGTTGAAGGTAACAAGGATCAGAAAATCTTTGAATCCGGAGTTAAATATTTTAAATAGGAGGGCTTAACAAATGAAGGTTGCAATAGTAATGGGCAGTAAATCAGACTACCCGGTAGTTCAGAAAGCAGAAGATTTGTTAAAAGAGTTTGGGGTGGAGTGTGAAACCAGAATTATTTCTGCTCACAGAACCCCAAGAGTGGCAGAAGAATTTGCCAGCACCGCAGAGGAAAAAGGAATTGAAGTGATTATAGCAGCAGCTGGAAAAGCAGCACATCTGGCAGGAGTACTGGCGGCTACCACACCACTTCCGGTGATAGGAATTCCTATGAAATCAAGTACTATGGACGGCTTGGATTCCCTGTTATCCGTTGTGCAGATGCCTAAAGGAGTGCCCGTTGCAACCGTAGCTATTGACGGTGCAGAAAATTCAGCACTTCTGGCAATCCAGATGCTAAGTATTAAATATCCTGAGTTGAGACAAAAAATAAAAGATTATAAAGTAAAAATGGAAAAAGATATCATAGCATTAGATGCAGAATTTAACAAATAAACAGATTAATTTCAAAAATAAATACAAATAAGAAGAATTTATTTAGGAGGAAGAAGTAATGAAAAAGTTAGAAATGCTATATGAAGGAAAAGCAAAGAGAGTATACAAAACTGATGATGCTAAAATGTTTATTGTAGATTACAAAGACGATGCAACTGCCTTTAACGGACTTAAAAAGGGCCAGATTGCAGGCAAAGGTGTTGTAAACAATACAATGGCTAATATTATTTTTAAAATGCTTGAGGAAAAAGGCATACCTACCCATCTGGTAGAACAGTTGAGCGAGAGAGAAACTTTAGTAAAGGCAGTGAAAATTCTTCCTCTGGAAGTAATCATCCGAAACGTATCAGCAGGTTCATTTTCAAAAAGATACGGAGTAGAAGAAGGTATTGTTTTCAAACAGCCCGTTTTGGAATTTTCATATAAGAATGATGACCTGGGAGACCCGCTTATTAATGATGACCACATTCTTGCACTGGAACTAGCAACGGAAGAGCAGCTTTCCGATGTAAAAAAATATGCCTATGCAGTAAATGAAGCGTTAAAGGAGTTTTTCCTTGAAAGAGAGTTAAAGCTTATTGATTTTAAGATTGAATTTGGTTTATACGATGGTAAAGTAATTCTTGCTGATGAAATTTCTCCGGATACATGCAGACTGTGGGATGTAAACACAAATGAGAAAATGGATAAGGACAGGTTTAGAAGAGATCTTGGAAATGTGGAAGAAACCTATCAGGAGGTATTCAACAGGGTACAGAAATAGAATGGAAGCCTCTGCTGAAAAGCTTTTGAATTATTTGTAGATTAGAAAATTGGAGAGAATTAATGATTGATATTAACCAAGAATTAAGGACTTTTGAAGATGAAAAATTTCACGATGAATGTGGAGTGGTTGGTGTTTACGAGCCAGGAAACAAGCAAAATGCCCGTTCTGTATATTTTGGACTGCATTCCCTGCAGCACAGAGGTCAGGAAAGTGCTGGAATAGCGGCAAATCTTGGAGGAAAAATACAGTATTATAAAGAAATGGGACTGGTACAGGAAATCTTTAATGACGAGATTATTGAAAGACTACAGGGAGATATTGCTATCGGTCATGTAAGATACAGTACTGCTGGCGAAAGCCATGCTTCTAATGCCATGCCCCTAGTTGTTTATCATAAAGGAGGGGCTCTGGCTCTGGCACATAACGGAAATCTGGTAAATGCCCGGATACTACGAGAAGAGATGCAGGACAATGGGGTGATCTTCCAGACTTCTATTGATTCAGAAGTAATAGCGGCACTGATTGCAAGACATCTGAAGAACAGCACCATTGAAGAGGCCATTACCCAGACTCTGCAGGTTGTAAAAGGAGCTTATGCATTGGTAATAACCTCTGCCAACAAGCTAATTGGTGTAAGGGATCCCAATGGTATCCGGCCCCTTTGTATTGGAAAAACGGACAAGGGTTTTGTCCTTTCTTCAGAAAGCTGTATATTTTCGCTTCTGGGTGCCAGGATGCTTCGGGATGTGGAACCTGGCGAGATGGTGGTAATTGAAAATAATGAGATTAAATCCTTTAAATATGCCAAAGGGTCCAGAAGAGCTTCCTGCGCTTTTGAATATGTATACTTCTCCAGACCGGACAGTGACATCGATACGAGAAATGTTTATACGGCCAGAAACCTGTGTGGAAAAATTCTAGCCAAAGAGCATCCAGTAGAAGGTGATATTGTTATTTCTGTACCGGATTCCGGGACTGTAGCCGCCATTGGTTATGCAAAGGAATCAGGCATACCTTATGGAGAAGGATTTATTAAAAACAGATATGTAGGAAGAACTTTTATTCAGCCGGATCAGAGAATGAGAGAGTTGAGCGTAAGATTAAAACTGAATGTTCTAAAAGAAAATGTAGCAGGAAAAAGAGTAATCATGATTGATGATTCTATAGTCAGAGGGACTACAAGCGCTAAAATTGTAAGGATGCTTAAAGAGGCAGGAGCAAAAGAAGTACATGTAAGGGTAGCTTCTCCCCCTGTTACGGACCCTTGTTTCTTTGGAATAGATACCCCTGACAAGAGCAAACTCATAGCCGCCACACATACCATAGAAGAAATCAGAAAAGGCATGGGAGCAGATTCTCTGGGCTATCTGAGTGTTGAAGGTATGCTTGAAGCTATAGGATTAGGAGATGATAAAGTTTGCACCGCCTGTTTCACCGGAGATTATCCTATGGAGCTGCCTGAATCAGGTATGGAATTTGAAGATTAACGGAGGATACTATGAATAGCAGATTAACATATAAAGATGCCGGAGTGGATACTAAAGAAGGGGAGAAAGCCGTAGAATTAATGAAACCCCATGTAAAGAAAACATTTAATGCAAATGTTCTGACTGGGCTGGGTGGATTTGGAAGCCTGTTTAAACTGGATACTTCTGGTATGAGTGAACCTGTCTTGGTTTCAGGGACAGATGGTGTTGGAACAAAGTTGAAAATTGCATTTGAGATGGACAGGCATGACACGGTTGGAATAGACTGTGTGGCCATGTGCGTCAATGATGTACTTTGCCAGGGAGCAAAGCCTCTGTTTTTTCTTGATTATATAGCAACGGGAAAAGTTCAGGCAGAGAAGATTGCTGAAATTGTAAAAGGCATTGCAGAAGGCTGCTATCAAGCAGGAAGTGCTCTGGTTGGAGGGGAGACTGCTGAAATGCCGGGCTTCTACCAGGAAGGCGAGTATGATATGGCAGGATTTTCCGTAGGAGTTGTGGATAAGAATAAAATGATTACCGGCGCCAACATTACCAAAGGAAATAAAGTAATAGGCATAGCATCCAGCGGTATTCATAGTAATGGATATTCCCTTGTTAGAAAAGTATTTTTTGAAAAAATGCAGATGAAGGTCAGTGATTATGTAGAAGACTTGGGAATGACTTTAGGCGAAGCGTTGCTTACTCCTACTAAGATATATGCAAAGGCTTGTAACGCCGTTTTGGATAAATACCAGATAAATGGAATTATTCACATCACAGGAGGCGGTTTCTTCGAAAACATCCCCAGAATAATACCAGAAGGTCTCGGGGTTAAAATCAATGTTGGAACATGGGAAGTTCCCCCTATTTTTTCTTATATAAAGAAATGTGGAAATATTCAGGAGACGGACATGTTTTCAACGTACAATATGGGGGTAGGCATGATGATGATTGTGCCTGAAAAAGAGGCGGAATCCGTTGTTGCAGCCTTAAAAGAAGCTGGAGAGACCGCTGATATAATTGGTGAAATCATTGAAGGGAAAGGTGTAGCTATATGCTAAGGATTTCTGTATTAGTGTCTGGAGGAGGAACCAATCTGCAAGCAGTTATTGATTCCATTGAGACAGGGAGAATCAGAAATGCAGAGGTTGCATGCATTATTTCCAGCAATCCACAGGCCTTTGCTTTAGAAAGAGGGATAAAACACGGAATCAAAACTTTTGTGATTGATAAAAGTCAGTATCCAGCCATGTCCCTGAGAACAAAAGCAATTATTTCTGCTTTGAAAGAGGAAAAAACAGATTTAGTAGTGCTTGCAGGATATATGAGCGTCCTTGAACCGGAATTGATAGAAGCATTCAGAGGTAAAATCATTAACATACATCCATCTCTTATTCCAAAATACTGCGGTAAAGGGTTCTATGGTCATCATGTTCATGAGGCTGTTATCGCGGCAGGTGAAAAGGAAAGCGGAGCTACTGTTCATTTTGTTGATGAGGGAGTTGATACAGGCCCTATAATCATACAGCAAAAAGTCCCTGTTCTGGAGGGAGATACTCCTGATGATTTGGGAGCACGGGTACTTAAGATAGAACATCAGATTCTTACGGAAGCTATAAATAAAGTTATTTCAGGACTTTAAGCTGGAACATAGAGATAAAACAGTTTTTTAATTGACATATTTGGAGGATAAAAAATGAGAGCGTTAATAAGTGTTTCTGATAAAACAGGTGTAGTTGATTTTGCTAAGGCATTATCAGAACTTGGAGTGGAAATTATATCTACAGGGGGGACTCACCAGAGGCTGGCTGATAATGGCATAAAGGTGATGGGCATCTCTGAAGTGACTGGATTTCCTGAATGTCTGGACGGAAGGGTCAAGACCCTGCACCCAGCTGTGCATGGAGGCATTCTTGCCAGAAGAGATAAACCGGAACATATGAAACAGCTTGGAGACTTAAACATTGAGACCATTGATATTGTTGCCATTAACCTTTATCCCTTTAAGGAAACTATTTTAAAACCAGGTGTTACTTTAGAAGAAGCTATTGAAAATATTGATATAGGCGGACCTACAATGCTTCGTTCTGCAGCTAAGAATCATAAAGATGTGGTTGTTATCTGCGATCCTTCTGATTATGGAAATGTGATAGAAGAACTGAAAGAAAATCATAGCGTTTCTATGGATACAAAGTATAGGCTGGCATTAAAGGTATTTCAGCATACAGCAGCATATGATGCTATGATTTCAGATTATTTAAGGAAGCAGATTGGAGCAGAGCTGCCATCGAATCTGACTCTGACTTTTGAAAAGGTTCAGGACTTAAGATATGGTGAGAATCCTCATCAGAAGGCCTGCTATTATAAGGAAGTACAAGCACCTGCAGGAAGCCTGGTCAATGCTGTCCAGCTTCATGGAAAAGAGTTGTCCTTTAATAATATAAATGATACCCAGGGAGCATTGGCTGCCCTGAAGGAGTTTACAGAGCCTGCAGTTGTTGCTGTGAAACATGCGAATCCATGTGGTGTAGGAACAGGGTTCGATCTTCTTTCAGCCTATAACAAAGCTTATGAATGCGATCCTACTTCCATCTATGGAGGTATTGTGGCAGCAAACAGAACTGTTGATGCAGATACAGCTAAGGAAATGAGCAAGATTTTCCTTGAAATTATTATTGCACCTGATTTTACAGAAGAAGCCATGGCTATCCTGACTCAAAAGAAAAATATCAGGCTGCTTACCCTTTCAGATATTACAAAGAAGCCAGAAGGCCAGATTGATATCAAGAAGGTTTCAGGCGGCTTGCTGGTGCAGGATACGGATGAGGTATTGTTTGATGAAGATGAGATAAAAATTGTTACAGACAGAATTCCTACTGAGCGGGAAATGGAGGACATGAAACTTGCCATGAAAGTGGTAAAACATATCAAATCAAACGGCATTGTCATTGCAAAGGATGGAAAGACTGTGGGAATCGGACCTGGACAGGTAAACAGAATATGGGCAGTTGAAAATGCAATAAAGCAGTCAAACTTTTCTCTAAAGGATTCTGTACTTGCATCAGATGCTTTCTTCCCATTTGATGACTGCGTAACTGCAGCAGCTGCTGCTGGGGTGACCGCTATTATTCAGCCCGGAGGATCTGTGAGAGATGAAGAATCTATCAAAAAAGCCAATGAACTGGGCATTGCAATGGTATTTACCGGAGTACGCCACTTCAAGCACTAGGGATAAACTTATAATTTTTATGACGAAAGGAATTTGTTATGAAAGTATTAATTGTAGGCAGTGGGGGCCGTGAACATGCTATTGCGTGGAAACTGGCTCAAAGTCCTAAAGTAGACAAAATTTATTGTGCTCCCGGTAATGCAGGAATTGCAGCGGTTGCAGAATGTATACCGGTGAAATCAGAGGATATAGATGGAATATGCAAAGCAGCAAAAGAAAAAAATATAGATCTGGCTGTTATAGGGCCAGAAGTTCCTTTAGCCATGGGCATTGTTGATGAACTTGAAAAGCAGGGAGTAAGAGTCTTTGGACCAAATAAGAAATGTGCACAGCTTGAAGCAAGTAAGGCCTTTACAAAAGCATTTCTGGCAAGGCACAAGATTCCAACTGCTGGCTATAAGGAGTTTACCGATAAAGAAGAACTGTTAAAGTCTGTTGGAATGTACGGATATCCTATGGTCATAAAGGCGGATGGACTTGCTGCAGGTAAAGGGGTTGTAATAGCAGAAACTGAGCCAGAGGCTATCAAAGCCATTGAAGAAATGATGGGAGAAAAGGTATTTGGCGCTGCAGGAGATAAAATCGTTGTAGAAGAATATCTTACAGGGATTGAAGCCTCCATGCTTTGCTTTGTGGATGAGCATACGATTATTCCTATGGAATCTGCCCAGGACTATAAACGAATCTTTGATGGGGATAAAGGACCCAATACAGGGGGATGGGTACTTATTCCCCAAGTCTTGTTTTTAATAAAGAACTGGAAGAAAGAATACGTGTAGAGATCCTTAATCCCACATTAGAGGGATTTCAAAAAGATGGGCTGGATTTTAAGGGCGTTTTGTTTATAGGCCTCATGATCGGTGAAGACGGGCCGAAAGTTATTGAATTCAATAACCGTTTCGGTGACCCAGAAACTCAGTCTGTATTGCTTAGACTGGAAAGTGACTTATTCGACATTTTTAACGCGGTAGTTGACAATAAACTAAATGATGTAAATATAAAGTGGAGCCACAAAAAGGCAGTATGTGTTGTTCTGGCATCCGGTGGATATCCGGGGGATTATGAAAAAGGAAAAGAAATTCATGGCCTCAATGGGGTTCATGAGGATGCAATTGTATTTCATGCTGGAACCAGATTTAAAGAAAAGAAACCAATGGTTTCAGACAATGACAGCGGAGCATCAGAGCAGGAAAATGTAATCCTTACGGACGGTGGCAGAGTATTAGGTGTTGCTGTACTTGGCGATACTCATGATGAAGCCAGAGCTAAAGCCTTTGAAAATGTTAAAAAAATCAGTTTTGAGGGAATGCAGTACAGAACAGATATAGGGCTGATTGTAAGAAAATAAAATATAATAATGGAAATAATGAATAAAAGCATTGTTTGCACATAGTAAACAATGCTTTTATTTATACCCATTTCCAGTTTGTCAGCCACTTGTTGTAGGTGATGGACCATAAACGCTTTTGTCCTTTTCCGTTTACTGTTCGAAAGCGCCATTCCGTTTCGGCAGCACGATAAATAATCTTGCTATTTTCAGTGGGCGCATTTAATTCTGATGAAGAGGCGTAGACCATATTATTTTCATTTAAAATATAGTTTGTAGAAGATAGCAGTAGGCCGACTGTTAAATAAGTAAAAATTTTTTTTAAGTTCATAAATAAATTCCTCCTTGGGCAATGAATTATTGTTTAATAGATAGTGATAAAAATGGTTCTTCAGAAATATTGGTGATATCAAATTGATACTGATTATTAACATATAGCGAATAAGTACCATCTCTATTATTTTTTAAATATGAATTCTGTGGGGAAACGGAGAAAGATTGTTCGAATCCGGCTTCAACTGTAGGTTCATATACAGGCTGGAGAACAAAAACATATGAAAAGAAAAAGGATAGTAGAATTGTGGCATATACCAAAATTAAAGAGAACTTATTTTTTTTCTTTGGTTGATTATCCAATACTAACATAAATCTTTGTTCGATTTTTTTCATATTATTCGTGCTTACTAAAAAAGACATAGATGGAAGTCTGTTATATTCGTAATCCCTTTTTAAACTTAATTGAAATTTAATAATTTTTGTTATACTTTTTAAATATTCCAGTCGGTCATTATCATTCATTTTAGCGGTAAGTTTTAAGTCGCAGTGGACTTCCAATATATGGTTCAAGTTTACTTTTAAAGCATAAACAAATGGATTCCACCAGAAGATTATACTGATTATGCACATAAGTAGTTTAATCCAAATATCTTTATTTAGAAAATGATGCCATTCATGTAATAGTATGCTTTTTAGCTCGCTATCTGTAAAGGAAATATCAGGTAAAAAAATTGTGGGTTTTAGAAAGCCTGTAACCATTGGAACAATAATCCATGAGGCTCGAATAAACTTTACTTTTAATTTTTTATGACCTGTTTTTTGGATTTGATTTAGGCAGAAAAGGAGTTGCTTATCCTGTGTTTCTTTTTCAGTCCGTATGATTTTAACCAGTCGAATTGATTGCAGTATATATACTAGTAGAAAATATAAACTACCAGATATCCAAAAAAGAACAATTAAGTTTAATAAACAAACATGAATTTCATTATTACAAATAGAGAATCTTGAGACAGTCAAAAAATCTATGATAGCCGGAAAAACCCACGTCGAATGGATAACAAACGTAATAGGAAGTTCAAAAGAGCATAGCAAGCGGAGAAAACACGTAACGGTTAAAAGCAGCAAGGGAGTAAGACTGAAATTAATAATAAAGTTACTGCGCAACCGTACAAAAGAAATCATCGCGATAAATATGTTAAACCAAATAATTGCCATCACGAAAGAGAAAACTGTGATACCCATTTCTATTTCTTCTTACTCCTTTTTTTTGCCTCAAGTATAGCCTCTAAACGGTTAAGTGTTTCATCATCAATTTCCTCATCTTGAAAGAGAGAAGCCACGAAATCGCCCAAGTCAGCGGACTTTAAAGAAAAAGTCCCAAAACTTTTTTTAAGCTGCATAGCTTCATAATCTCCTTTGGTAATCGATGCCGAAAAAGTACGACCATAATTTTTCCCGGTCTTAACAAATCCATCCACCTTAATTGCCTCCTTTTTCAATAGTTGATTAAGCAATATATGAATGGAACTGGATTTCCAGCTTCGTTCGGTGGACAGCTCTATAATTTGGGAACGTGATAATGGCTGGTTCTCCGACCATAAAAGCTCCATAATTTCCTGTTCATTTGGAGTTAATGAAAATTTATTGTCTCTCATAAAATCAACTCTTTCCTAATTTAATTTCTGATTATAGAAGAACTTTATCCAATAATTATATAAAAACATTATAAAGGACGGTTAAATATTATGTCAAGATATAAAATATTATTGAATTTATTGTTGACAAATTGAATGATTAAATGCATTATATAGTTATGTTGAATACAACTGTATAATTTTAGTATAAATTCTGTAAATATATTTAAATGTGCAATATATTGAAAAAATATTAAATTATAAAATTGAAGATTGGGCATTTTGCAGAGCATTATATTTTTAGTTTTTGGCTAAAAAATTGTTGGAGGCATACACGAGAAAAATGAGTCATCATCGACATTATGGGGATTAATAAAAAATAAGGCTCTAGAGAGGAGTGATGTATATGATTGTATGGTAATTCACAAACAAATAAATTCTAGTACTGTTTATGAAACTAAATTAAATTCACATAAAGGGGAATAAATATGAGAAAAACAATAATTTTATGTTTAATATTATCATTAATATTATGTAATTTTGGAGTGAGTTTTGCTGGCGAGAAATATACAACAACTATAAATAAAAATTTGGATATGGATGAACAATATGTTTCTATCCCT carries:
- the purH gene encoding bifunctional phosphoribosylaminoimidazolecarboxamide formyltransferase/IMP cyclohydrolase; amino-acid sequence: MRALISVSDKTGVVDFAKALSELGVEIISTGGTHQRLADNGIKVMGISEVTGFPECLDGRVKTLHPAVHGGILARRDKPEHMKQLGDLNIETIDIVAINLYPFKETILKPGVTLEEAIENIDIGGPTMLRSAAKNHKDVVVICDPSDYGNVIEELKENHSVSMDTKYRLALKVFQHTAAYDAMISDYLRKQIGAELPSNLTLTFEKVQDLRYGENPHQKACYYKEVQAPAGSLVNAVQLHGKELSFNNINDTQGALAALKEFTEPAVVAVKHANPCGVGTGFDLLSAYNKAYECDPTSIYGGIVAANRTVDADTAKEMSKIFLEIIIAPDFTEEAMAILTQKKNIRLLTLSDITKKPEGQIDIKKVSGGLLVQDTDEVLFDEDEIKIVTDRIPTEREMEDMKLAMKVVKHIKSNGIVIAKDGKTVGIGPGQVNRIWAVENAIKQSNFSLKDSVLASDAFFPFDDCVTAAAAAGVTAIIQPGGSVRDEESIKKANELGIAMVFTGVRHFKH
- the purN gene encoding phosphoribosylglycinamide formyltransferase, yielding MLRISVLVSGGGTNLQAVIDSIETGRIRNAEVACIISSNPQAFALERGIKHGIKTFVIDKSQYPAMSLRTKAIISALKEEKTDLVVLAGYMSVLEPELIEAFRGKIINIHPSLIPKYCGKGFYGHHVHEAVIAAGEKESGATVHFVDEGVDTGPIIIQQKVPVLEGDTPDDLGARVLKIEHQILTEAINKVISGL
- a CDS encoding M56 family metallopeptidase; amino-acid sequence: MAIIWFNIFIAMISFVRLRSNFIINFSLTPLLLLTVTCFLRLLCSFELPITFVIHSTWVFPAIIDFLTVSRFSICNNEIHVCLLNLIVLFWISGSLYFLLVYILQSIRLVKIIRTEKETQDKQLLFCLNQIQKTGHKKLKVKFIRASWIIVPMVTGFLKPTIFLPDISFTDSELKSILLHEWHHFLNKDIWIKLLMCIISIIFWWNPFVYALKVNLNHILEVHCDLKLTAKMNDNDRLEYLKSITKIIKFQLSLKRDYEYNRLPSMSFLVSTNNMKKIEQRFMLVLDNQPKKKNKFSLILVYATILLSFFFSYVFVLQPVYEPTVEAGFEQSFSVSPQNSYLKNNRDGTYSLYVNNQYQFDITNISEEPFLSLSIKQ
- a CDS encoding BlaI/MecI/CopY family transcriptional regulator; translation: MRDNKFSLTPNEQEIMELLWSENQPLSRSQIIELSTERSWKSSSIHILLNQLLKKEAIKVDGFVKTGKNYGRTFSASITKGDYEAMQLKKSFGTFSLKSADLGDFVASLFQDEEIDDETLNRLEAILEAKKRSKKK
- a CDS encoding phosphoribosylglycinamide synthetase C domain-containing protein, with product MIGEDGPKVIEFNNRFGDPETQSVLLRLESDLFDIFNAVVDNKLNDVNIKWSHKKAVCVVLASGGYPGDYEKGKEIHGLNGVHEDAIVFHAGTRFKEKKPMVSDNDSGASEQENVILTDGGRVLGVAVLGDTHDEARAKAFENVKKISFEGMQYRTDIGLIVRK
- the purM gene encoding phosphoribosylformylglycinamidine cyclo-ligase — encoded protein: MNSRLTYKDAGVDTKEGEKAVELMKPHVKKTFNANVLTGLGGFGSLFKLDTSGMSEPVLVSGTDGVGTKLKIAFEMDRHDTVGIDCVAMCVNDVLCQGAKPLFFLDYIATGKVQAEKIAEIVKGIAEGCYQAGSALVGGETAEMPGFYQEGEYDMAGFSVGVVDKNKMITGANITKGNKVIGIASSGIHSNGYSLVRKVFFEKMQMKVSDYVEDLGMTLGEALLTPTKIYAKACNAVLDKYQINGIIHITGGGFFENIPRIIPEGLGVKINVGTWEVPPIFSYIKKCGNIQETDMFSTYNMGVGMMMIVPEKEAESVVAALKEAGETADIIGEIIEGKGVAIC